A genome region from Nitrospirota bacterium includes the following:
- a CDS encoding class I SAM-dependent methyltransferase encodes MTFDHVHPDHHGPNTVHMTRLHVAKLILDAGHRLVLDVPCGTGALTQLLLAGGREVVSADLCPEGFVVPGRSAVRVNLNTVLPFESETFDAVACVEGIEHIENPHLLAREANRILHKGGMLYVTTPNVLSIRSRLSYLLRGYPDQFHYMVEIDPATGAEQPIAHINPIGFLELRYVLSRWGFRVDLVQANRQLKKGSWLYQAIRWLLQTKGKRSAATHPSVASVRHALLSDAVLFGEGLIIGATKVVAVSQESGK; translated from the coding sequence ATGACTTTTGACCATGTGCATCCAGATCATCACGGGCCTAATACCGTTCATATGACTCGTCTCCACGTGGCCAAACTGATCCTGGATGCAGGACATCGATTGGTGCTGGATGTTCCTTGCGGGACCGGCGCCTTGACCCAATTGCTGCTGGCGGGCGGGCGGGAGGTCGTCTCGGCCGATTTGTGTCCGGAGGGATTCGTCGTCCCCGGCCGCTCCGCTGTCCGCGTGAACCTCAATACCGTCCTGCCGTTCGAGAGCGAGACATTCGATGCGGTCGCCTGCGTCGAGGGGATCGAGCATATCGAAAACCCGCACTTGCTGGCTCGGGAGGCCAACCGGATCTTGCACAAGGGGGGCATGCTCTACGTCACGACGCCTAATGTCTTGTCCATCCGTTCGCGGCTCAGCTACTTATTGCGGGGCTACCCGGACCAATTTCATTACATGGTCGAAATTGACCCGGCCACCGGAGCGGAGCAGCCGATCGCGCACATCAATCCGATCGGATTTTTGGAGTTGCGGTATGTCCTGAGCCGCTGGGGGTTCCGGGTGGACCTGGTCCAGGCCAACCGGCAACTCAAGAAGGGCTCATGGCTGTATCAGGCGATCCGGTGGCTGCTTCAGACCAAGGGGAAACGGTCTGCCGCGACCCATCCTTCTGTCGCCTCGGTGAGGCATGCGCTTCTCTCCGATGCCGTCCTGTTCGGCGAGGGATTGATCATCGGAGCGACCAAGGTCGTAGCGGTTTCCCAGGAGTCTGGAAAATGA
- a CDS encoding spore coat protein encodes MKGVVLAGGLGTRLYPLTKVTNKHLLPVYNRPMIYYPIQTLVNAGIHEILIVTGGNNAGDFLRLLGNGKEFGLRHLGYTYQEGEGGIADALRLAEYFAEGESVCVMLGDNIIEGNVLRAAQTFRKQKVGAKILLKEVKDPQRFGVPVLEGERVVKIEEKPANPRSTYAVTGIYFYDARVFEIIKTLKPSGRGELEITDVNNAYIQAGQLTWDVLEGWWTDAGTIESLLLANQLVAQSGANKLDAGASNAKQES; translated from the coding sequence ATGAAAGGGGTGGTGCTGGCTGGCGGTCTGGGGACCAGGCTGTATCCGTTGACGAAAGTTACCAATAAACACTTGCTGCCTGTGTATAACCGGCCGATGATCTACTATCCCATCCAGACTTTGGTGAACGCCGGGATCCACGAGATTCTCATCGTCACCGGCGGGAATAATGCGGGAGATTTCCTCCGGTTGCTGGGGAACGGCAAGGAATTCGGGCTGAGGCATCTGGGCTATACCTATCAGGAAGGAGAGGGCGGCATTGCGGATGCCCTGCGGCTCGCCGAGTATTTTGCGGAAGGAGAATCGGTCTGCGTCATGCTCGGCGACAATATCATTGAAGGGAATGTGCTGCGTGCCGCGCAGACGTTTCGGAAGCAGAAGGTCGGGGCCAAGATCCTGTTGAAGGAAGTGAAGGACCCGCAGCGCTTCGGCGTGCCGGTGTTGGAAGGGGAGCGGGTGGTCAAGATCGAGGAGAAGCCGGCTAATCCGCGATCGACCTATGCTGTGACGGGGATTTATTTTTACGATGCCCGGGTCTTTGAGATCATCAAGACGCTCAAGCCGTCAGGCCGGGGGGAACTGGAAATCACGGACGTGAATAATGCCTACATCCAGGCTGGACAGCTGACCTGGGACGTTCTGGAGGGTTGGTGGACCGACGCCGGGACGATTGAATCGCTGCTGCTGGCCAATCAGTTGGTTGCTCAGAGCGGTGCGAACAAGTTGGATGCCGGGGCCTCTAACGCAAAGCAGGAGAGTTAG
- a CDS encoding glycosyltransferase family 1 protein encodes MTDSRCSQRDIVERLGVPAARITVVCPGVELERFRPAPVLQTGGGADRPYVLCVAGADPTKNVESLVEAFSRLPGALREGYDLVLAGDFRRRLDLHELVRQTGIERQTVFTGVVSDERLIDLYQRASLFVFPSRYEGFGLPVLEAMACGCPVISSSASSLPEVAGDAAILVEPSDVDGFTRQMERVLTDRALWTDLRERGLARAVQFSWDRTARETVAVYRRVVGQVDRAA; translated from the coding sequence CTGACGGACTCCCGGTGCTCGCAACGGGACATCGTGGAGCGGCTTGGGGTGCCGGCTGCTCGGATTACCGTGGTCTGCCCGGGAGTTGAACTGGAGCGCTTTCGTCCTGCCCCGGTGCTTCAAACGGGTGGCGGGGCGGATCGTCCCTATGTGCTCTGTGTGGCCGGAGCCGATCCGACCAAGAACGTTGAATCATTGGTGGAGGCGTTCAGCCGTCTGCCGGGGGCGCTTCGGGAAGGGTATGATCTTGTTCTCGCCGGAGATTTTCGCCGACGGCTCGATCTGCACGAGCTGGTCCGGCAGACGGGCATCGAACGGCAGACGGTTTTCACCGGGGTTGTCAGCGACGAGCGTCTGATCGATCTCTATCAGCGGGCGAGTCTCTTTGTGTTTCCATCCAGATACGAGGGGTTCGGACTGCCGGTCTTGGAAGCCATGGCCTGCGGCTGTCCGGTCATCAGTTCCAGCGCTTCGTCGTTGCCGGAGGTGGCGGGGGATGCGGCGATTTTGGTCGAGCCCTCGGACGTTGACGGGTTCACGCGGCAGATGGAACGGGTGTTGACGGATCGGGCGCTCTGGACCGATCTGCGTGAGCGTGGCTTGGCCAGGGCTGTTCAGTTTTCCTGGGATCGGACGGCGAGAGAAACTGTGGCGGTCTATCGTCGGGTCGTGGGTCAAGTTGATCGGGCCGCCTGA
- the rfbB gene encoding dTDP-glucose 4,6-dehydratase: protein MRILVTGGAGFIGSHLVRRLLANGSDSVVNVDALRYSGNLENLADVAGHPRYTFVQADICDAPTVARVMKEHRIEGVINCAAETHVDRSIVEPGAFAKTDVIGTAVLLDEARRVGVARFLHVSTDEVYGSVETGSSKEGDPLDPRSPYSASKAGGDLLVRSYWTTYQFPVMITRGSNTYGPNQYPEKFIPLFVTNALEDQPLPMYGDGRYRRDWLSVFDHCAGIEHVFRHGEPGTIYNIGGGNERENVAVADMILVHLDKPKSLIRFVQDRPGHDRRYAVDCSRLRALGWAPTVSFEEGLRATVDWYRNNQAWWRKIKSGEFRAYYEQMYGRRLKDGTSCAS from the coding sequence ATGCGGATCCTGGTCACGGGTGGCGCGGGCTTCATCGGATCGCACCTTGTTCGGCGCTTGCTCGCCAATGGGTCCGACTCGGTCGTCAATGTGGACGCCCTCCGTTATTCCGGAAACCTTGAGAATCTCGCCGATGTGGCCGGTCACCCGCGCTACACGTTCGTCCAGGCCGATATCTGCGATGCTCCGACGGTCGCCAGAGTCATGAAAGAGCACCGGATCGAAGGCGTCATCAATTGCGCAGCGGAGACGCATGTGGATCGATCGATCGTCGAGCCAGGGGCGTTTGCCAAGACCGATGTGATCGGCACGGCGGTCCTGCTCGACGAGGCGCGACGGGTTGGGGTGGCGCGATTCCTTCATGTCAGCACCGATGAAGTCTACGGGAGCGTGGAAACCGGGTCCTCCAAAGAGGGCGATCCCTTGGATCCTCGCAGTCCCTACTCGGCCAGCAAGGCCGGAGGCGACCTGCTTGTCCGTAGTTACTGGACTACCTACCAGTTCCCGGTGATGATCACGAGAGGGAGCAACACCTACGGGCCGAACCAGTACCCGGAAAAGTTCATTCCTTTGTTCGTGACCAATGCCCTAGAAGACCAGCCGCTTCCGATGTATGGCGACGGGCGCTATCGGCGGGATTGGCTCTCCGTCTTCGACCACTGTGCTGGCATCGAGCATGTCTTCCGTCACGGGGAACCGGGCACGATCTACAACATCGGAGGCGGCAACGAACGCGAGAATGTCGCGGTGGCGGATATGATCCTGGTCCACTTGGACAAGCCCAAGTCCCTGATCCGGTTCGTGCAAGATCGGCCGGGTCACGATCGGCGCTATGCCGTGGACTGCAGCCGCCTACGCGCCTTGGGATGGGCTCCGACAGTGTCTTTTGAGGAAGGCCTCCGTGCCACGGTGGATTGGTACCGGAACAATCAGGCCTGGTGGCGGAAAATCAAGTCCGGTGAGTTCCGGGCCTACTATGAACAGATGTATGGACGTCGGCTCAAGGATGGGACGTCGTGCGCATCCTGA
- a CDS encoding SDR family oxidoreductase yields the protein MRILITGGAGFLGSHLCDVLIGQGHQVLAVDNLVTGRPENIAHLMGDERFSFIKYNVCDYLHVEGPLDAVMHFASPASPQDYLDLPIATLKVGALGTHKALGLAKAKGARFLLASTSEVYGDPLVNPQPESYWGNVNPMSPRGVYDEAKRFAEAMTMAYHRYHGLDTRIVRIFNTFGPRMRPHDGRVVSNFIVQALQGHPLTMFGDGSQTRSFCYVDDLVRGIVALLMIESGTSVAERTDRTEFLAQRTERTRETVHEPVNIGNPRELTVAEIARLVLKLTGSQSPIMQKPLPVDDPKVRRPDIRRAKALLDWEPVIALEDGLKQTIEYFRKIL from the coding sequence ATGCGCATTTTGATCACGGGCGGGGCCGGGTTCCTCGGAAGCCATTTGTGCGACGTTCTGATCGGCCAGGGGCATCAGGTGCTCGCGGTGGATAATCTGGTGACTGGCCGGCCGGAGAACATCGCCCATTTGATGGGGGACGAACGGTTTTCCTTTATTAAGTATAATGTCTGCGACTATTTGCATGTGGAAGGGCCGTTGGATGCGGTGATGCACTTCGCTTCGCCGGCGAGCCCGCAGGATTATCTGGACCTGCCGATCGCGACCTTGAAGGTGGGCGCGTTGGGCACCCACAAGGCGCTTGGGCTGGCGAAAGCCAAGGGGGCGAGGTTTTTGTTGGCCAGTACTTCGGAAGTATACGGGGATCCCTTGGTGAATCCCCAGCCGGAGTCGTATTGGGGCAACGTTAATCCGATGAGCCCGCGGGGCGTCTACGACGAAGCCAAGCGGTTCGCGGAAGCGATGACGATGGCCTATCACCGGTACCACGGCCTGGATACGCGCATCGTCAGGATCTTCAATACCTTCGGCCCTCGCATGAGGCCGCATGATGGCCGGGTGGTGTCCAACTTCATTGTGCAAGCGCTGCAGGGTCACCCGCTCACGATGTTCGGAGACGGGTCGCAGACCCGCAGCTTCTGTTATGTGGACGATCTGGTCCGGGGGATCGTGGCCTTGCTCATGATCGAGTCGGGCACGAGCGTTGCGGAACGGACGGATCGAACCGAATTTCTCGCCCAGCGGACAGAGCGAACCCGCGAGACCGTGCACGAGCCCGTCAATATTGGGAATCCTCGTGAATTGACCGTCGCGGAAATCGCCAGATTGGTGCTGAAGTTGACGGGATCGCAGAGTCCCATCATGCAAAAACCGCTTCCGGTTGACGACCCGAAGGTACGCCGGCCCGACATTCGGAGGGCCAAGGCGCTGCTGGATTGGGAGCCGGTCATTGCATTGGAGGATGGGCTGAAACAGACCATCGAGTATTTCCGGAAGATTCTGTAG